One Panicum virgatum strain AP13 chromosome 9K, P.virgatum_v5, whole genome shotgun sequence genomic region harbors:
- the LOC120651581 gene encoding abscisic acid receptor PYL10-like, whose product MEQPGADGEVPAGLGLTAAEYEQLRSTVEAHHRYAVGAGQCSSLLAQRIQAPPSAVWAIVRRFDCPQVYKHFIRSCALRPDPEAGDALRPGRLREVSVISGLPASTSTERLDLLDDAARVFGFSITGGEHRLRNYRSVTTVNELAGPGICTVVLESYVVDVPDGNTEDDTRLFADTVIRLNLQKLKSVAEANAAAEPAE is encoded by the coding sequence ATGGAGCAGCCGGGCGCGGACGGCGAGGTGCCGGCGGGGCTGGGGCTGACGGCGGCGGAGTACGAGCAGCTGCGGTCGACGGTGGAAGCGCACCACCGCTACGCCGTGGGGGCGGGCCAATGCTCCTCCCTGCTGGCGCAGCGCATCcaggcgccgccgtccgccgtctGGGCCATCGTCCGCCGCTTTGATTGCCCGCAGGTGTACAAGCACTTCATCCGCAGCTGCGCGCTCCGCCCGGACCCCGAAGCCGGCGACGCcctccgccccggccgcctccgcgAGGTCAGCGTCATCTCCGGCCTCCCTGCCAGCACCAGCACGGAGCGCCTCGACCTCCTCGACGACGCCGCCAGGGTCTTCGGCTTCTCCATCACTGGCGGCGAGCACCGCCTCCGCAACTACCGCTCCGTCACCACCGTCAACGAGCTCGCGGGCCCCGGGATCTGCACCGTCGTGCTCGAGTCCTACGTCGTCGACGTCCCCGACGGAAACACCGAGGACGACACCCGCCTCTTCGCCGACACCGTCATCAGGCTCAACCTCCAGAAGCTCAAGTCCGTCGCCGAGGCCAACGCAGCCGCCGAGCCGGCGGAGTAG
- the LOC120651582 gene encoding uncharacterized protein LOC120651582, with the protein MAKVKRSTPAAAAVPAAKAKAKSSASAGPADTAAKVPAAEASPPVVIEIPSSPDMSVGVGPTGGSGSKKKGRKRAAPLVLDDEIEMWSPQQKRRLDEECQILSEDPLSATTKLGPAASANDEIAVVAERGKVACRDYPHARSACAKNPFSTTPHERHCDKCFCYVCDVAAPCMSWKGHEGHCHASDKDRKWKTKRLMMKQAM; encoded by the exons ATGGCGAAGGTCAAGCGGTCGacgcccgcggccgcggcagTGCCCGCGGCCAAGGCCAAGGCTAAGAGCTCGGCGTCCGCGGGGCCGGCGGATACGGCCGCGAAGGTCCCCGCGGCGGAGGCGTCGCCGCCGGTTGTGATCGAAATCCCGTCGTCCCCCGACATGTCCGTGGGGGTAGGCCCCACGGGGGGCAGCGGCTCCAAGAAGAAGGGGCGGAagagggcggcgccgctcgTCCTCGACGACGAGATCGAAATGTGGTCCCCGCAGCAGAAGCGGCGACTCGACGAGGAATGCCAGATTCTCTCTGAGGATCCCCTCTCAGCCACCACCAAGCTgggccccgccgcctccgccaatGACGAAATCGCGGTCGTCGCTGAGCGGGGCAAG GTGGCGTGCAGAGATTACCCACATGCGAGGTCTGCTTGCGCCAAGAACCCATTTAGCACTACGCCTCATGAGCGTCACTGTGACAAG TGTTTCTGCTATGTGTGCGATGTCGCTGCTCCATGTATGTCCTGGAAGGGTCATGAAGGGCACTGCCACGCTTCAGATAAGGACAGGAAGTGGAAGACTAAGAGATTGATGATGAAACAGGCGATGTAA
- the LOC120651585 gene encoding uncharacterized protein LOC120651585 isoform X2 codes for MVKIVDVEEQPDGSDDDDCVEIDPAEFAKKLNLKETDDVILVAAKGKVALRDFPHPRHLCGNFPFDKTPHESLCGKCYCSLCDVPASNCMK; via the exons ATGGTGAAGATAGTAGATGTCGAAGAACAGCCTGATGGAAGTGATGACGACGACTGCGTAGAGATAGACCCTGCAGAGTTCGCGAAGAAGCTGAATCTGAAGGAAACTGATGATGTGATTCTTGTTGCTGCAAAAGGGAAG GTGGCACTGAGAGACTTTCCTCATCCAAGGCACTTGTGTGGTAATTTCCCGTTCGACAAGACCCCTCATGAGAGCCTTTGCGGCAAG TGCTACTGTTCTTTGTGCGATGTGCCTGCGTCCAATTGCATGAAATGA
- the LOC120651585 gene encoding uncharacterized protein LOC120651585 isoform X1: protein MVKIVDVEEQPDGSDDDDCVEIDPAEFAKKLNLKETDDVILVAAKGKIVKVEVDQPEGSAKVLTKHVAAGDRSDNPYKIDENEMCPLNVEIDADRFVIDKPSAKLHGHNQNDGQFSRGYKDEIGYNDVNIVPGKLVVKLEPVDSIGVEVIPDKPVVKREPVGNNAVEGAEEDSYDHCLEMSPKRRIFDEEDDEDVVVV from the exons ATGGTGAAGATAGTAGATGTCGAAGAACAGCCTGATGGAAGTGATGACGACGACTGCGTAGAGATAGACCCTGCAGAGTTCGCGAAGAAGCTGAATCTGAAGGAAACTGATGATGTGATTCTTGTTGCTGCAAAAGGGAAG ATCGTTAAAGTTGAAGTGGATCAACCGGAGGGCTCCGCGAAAGTGTTGACTAAACATGTTGCTGCTGGTGATCGCAGCGACAACCCCTACAAGATCGATGAAAATGAAATGTGTCCTCTTAATGTCGAGATTGATGCGGACAGGTTTGTGATTGACAAGCCTTCTGCCAAACTCCATGGCCATAATCAGAACGACGGCCAATTTTCCCGCGGATACAAAGATGAGATTGGCTACAACGATGTCAACATTGTTCCTGGCAAGCTAGTGGTGAAGCTCGAACCAGTTGACAGCATCGGTGTCGAAGTCATTCCTGACAAACCGGTGGTGAAGCGTGAACCTGTTGGCAACAATGCCGTCGAAGGTGCTGAAGAAGATTCATATGACCACTGCCTTGAGATGTCCCCTAAGAGAAGGATATTCGACGAGGAAGATGATGAGGACGTCGTTGTAGTCTGA
- the LOC120651584 gene encoding uncharacterized protein At2g38710-like, whose product MVVATEEMAVYCFDTLVAHFTGDQPPPPAFEDGNHPLFVTWKKATNGSEPRLRGCIGTLEPRQIVSGFKDYALTSALRDRRFPPIQSKELPTLECAVSILTDYETAEGYLDWEVGKHGLIIEFTDPDYNIRCSATYLPEVASHEGWGHIETIDTLMKKAGYHGAITESLRKKLRVTRYQSTLYTMHYSEYVAYVKKNRGAAPTINGVPVVNGFKPGH is encoded by the exons ATGGTGGTGGCCACGGAGGAAATGGCGGTCTACTGCTTCGACACCCTCGTCGCCCACTTCACCGGCGACcagccgccgccccccgccTTCGAGGACGGCAACCA CCCATTGTTTGTGACCTGGAAGAAGGCTACCAATGGTTCAGAACCACGCCTCCGGGGATGCATAGGAACCTTGGAGCCCCGGCAAATTGTCAGTGGCTTTAAGGACTACGCATTAACTAG TGCCCTGAGGGACCGGCGCTTCCCCCCGATACAATCAAAGGAACTGCCAACCTTGGAGTGCGCAGTATCTATACTGACTGATTATGAAACTGCAGAGGGCTACCTCGATTGGGAG GTTGGAAAGCATGGTTTAATCATTGAATTTACAGACCCAGACTATAACATAAGATGCAGTGCAACCTATTTACCTGAGGTTGCCAGCCATGAAG GATGGGGACACATAGAGACTATTGACACGCTGATGAAGAAGGCAGGTTACCATGGTGCCATCACTGAATCCTTGAGGAAGAAACTCCGTGTCACCCGCTACCAGAGCACCCTATACACCATGCACTACAGTGAATATGTTGCATATGTCAAGAAGAATAGAGGTGCAGCCCCGACAATTAATGGGGTGCCTGTAGTTAATGGCTTCAAGCCAGGCCATTGA